The DNA window GTAAAGTCGGCCACCCGCACGCCGGAGAGCATCATAACGGGTCACCTGTCAGGAAGGGAAGTGCGCTTAAACAGTAACTCAAGTGTGTTGGCAAAAGAAGTCCTAGCGAGTGGTTTTGGCGTTGATGCGCTACCCTAGCACGCCTTAAGGAGTGGAAACTGCGGCTCAAAACGTGGGAAGCCGACTTTGCCGCTCAGCTTACGGCGCGGCGCAGTCGGTCGGCCAAAACTACGGGCATGGACAAGCCTGCGACTGGTCAACTTCCGCTCAATGCCTTCCGGCGGCAGGACGAAACGCCCGACGAGCTGTTTTACCGCTCTCCACGCTTCGTGACCCACATTGACGACTGGGCCATCGCCGCCGTGACCCAGCTTTACCGCGAGTATTTTCCGGCAGGCGGGCGCGTCCTTGATGTAATGAGCAGTTGGATCAGCCACCTGCCGCCGGAAGCCGAGTACCGCCGGGTGGTCGGGCTGGGCCTCAACGAAGCCGAGCTGGCCCGCAACCCGCGCCTGGAGACCTACGTGGTGCAGAACCTCAACGCCGACGCGCACCTGCCGTTCGAGGATAATTCCTTCGACGCGGCGGGCCTGTGCGTCTCGGTGGATTACCTAACCGATCCGGTGGCGGTGCTGCGTGATCTGGGGCGGGTGGTGGCGGCGGGCGGGCCGGTGGTCATCAGTTTTTCCAACCGCTGCTTTCCCAGCAAGGCGGTGGCGATCTGGCATCAGCTCGATAGCGCGGGCCAGCAGAAGTTGGTGCAGCACTACTTGGAGGAAGCAGGCAACTGGACGGACATCGTGCAACTCGACCGCACCCCAGCCATGCAGGGGCGGCGCGGTGGCGATCCGTTGTGGGCGGTAGTGGGCCGGGCCAAAGCGGGGGAGTAAGTTGTGGGAAAGAATAGACGTCCTGCAAAAACCAGCTTGAGCACAGCCGGGCGAGATTACGGAGAGCCGCAATCAAATGAACTTGGAGCGGAAAACGCAGCTCGCGATGCCGGTGGACTTCTTTTAGAACGCGGAAAATCTTCAACCGCCGTTATCTACTCGAATCTTGCCAGGGGCAACCCGGCCCCGGGTTACCTCGGTGACGGTTCCGACGACCCGCTCAGCTGGGGTTCCCCCAATCCTGCACAGTTGTGGCTAAGCCACTAAAGCTTGCCTATCGGCTTCCAGTGGAGTCAAGTACCCCAGTGTCGAGTGCAGTCTCTTTAGGTTGTAGTACACCTCGACATACTCAAAGATTGCCCGCCTTGCCTGTCCACGGGTTTCATAGACCTGGTCGTCAACCAACTCGCGTTTGAGAGTCTCAAAAAAGCTTTCTTAGACAGCATTATCCCAGCATTACCCCTTGCGACTCATGCTGCACACCATACCCCTCTGTGCGAGGGCAGTCTGGAACAGACCGCTGGTGTACTGGCTTCTTGGGCAGAACGGACGCCCATGAGGACGCCTGCCCGGTGGATTCAAGCGGTCATCGCAACAGCA is part of the Deinococcus detaillensis genome and encodes:
- a CDS encoding class I SAM-dependent methyltransferase; amino-acid sequence: MDKPATGQLPLNAFRRQDETPDELFYRSPRFVTHIDDWAIAAVTQLYREYFPAGGRVLDVMSSWISHLPPEAEYRRVVGLGLNEAELARNPRLETYVVQNLNADAHLPFEDNSFDAAGLCVSVDYLTDPVAVLRDLGRVVAAGGPVVISFSNRCFPSKAVAIWHQLDSAGQQKLVQHYLEEAGNWTDIVQLDRTPAMQGRRGGDPLWAVVGRAKAGE